TGTTCGCGTTCAATTGCGACTTTCATCGTTTCTACTTTTGATACCGGACTTTTCCAGCAACTTCTACGGTATCAACAATCGCCATGATCACAGCATCGACCGGTTTGTTGCCTGTCACCGCGGTCTGCCGCGCCGAACTGCCGGTGGCGACAAGGACAATCTCGCCGATACCAGCACCTACAGCATCTACAGCGACTGTATAGATCCGATCAACTTCTCCGTTGAGATCCACATTTTGGACAACCATCAGTTTGCTTCCGATTAATTTCTCATCTTTCTGCGTCGCGACGATTGTCCCGGTAACTTTTCCAAGGGTCATCTAATAAAAAACCTTTCCTATGCA
The genomic region above belongs to Candidatus Poribacteria bacterium and contains:
- a CDS encoding ethanolamine utilization protein EutN, with amino-acid sequence MTLGKVTGTIVATQKDEKLIGSKLMVVQNVDLNGEVDRIYTVAVDAVGAGIGEIVLVATGSSARQTAVTGNKPVDAVIMAIVDTVEVAGKVRYQK